The following are encoded together in the Phragmites australis chromosome 19, lpPhrAust1.1, whole genome shotgun sequence genome:
- the LOC133900794 gene encoding uncharacterized protein LOC133900794, translated as MASSTSPVEASGSDPCAASTGTGSNSSGNAATAAWFIASRASNHMTGDRTLISNLVPVSNQVVEAGNGEGMMVCGTGSVNTETVVLPDVWYVPGLTINLVSVGQLTLDPDLIVKIDRRACRVNKISDGSVLGRAHLTSGSKYEVDFLKIQLN; from the coding sequence TGGGTCCGATCCTTGTGCTGCCTCCACGGGTACTGGCAGCAACAGTTCAGGGAACGCTGCAACGGCCGCTTGGTTCATTGCAAGTCGTGCTTCCAACCACATGACAGGCGACCGGACCCTCATCTCCAACCTGGTACCTGTGAGCAACCAGGTTGTCGAAGCGGGGAATGGAGAGGGGATGATGGTGTGCGGCACCGGGTCCGTGAACACGGAGACGGTGGTCCTCCCTGACGTGTGGTATGTCCCGGGGCTCACTATTAACCTGGTGTCGGTGGGGCAGCTCACCCTAGATCCCGATCTGATTGTCAAGATTGATCGCAGGGCGTGTCGTGTCAACAAGATCAGTGATGGGTCTGTCCTAGGTAGAGCACACTTGACGTCTGGTAGCAAGTATGAGGTAGACTTCCTGAAAATTCAGCTGAATTAA